A single Actinomadura algeriensis DNA region contains:
- the trpS gene encoding tryptophan--tRNA ligase: protein MPEAFEPATAPRVLSGIQPTADSFHLGNYLGALRQWVSMQDSHEAFYCVVDLHAITIEHDPAVLRRRSKVAVAQLLAMGVDPERATVFVQSQVPEHAELAWVLSCLTGFGEAGRMTQFKDKSAKQGQSNTTVGLFTYPILQAADILLYSPEPGDGERVLRVPVGEDQRQHLELTRTLANRFNHRFGDTFVPPEAFIPEGAAKITDLQEPTAKMSKSASSPQGIVDVLEEPGPMRKKIMRAVTDTGTEVLYDEENKAGVTNLLRIFSALEGTSIPDLEKRYAGSGYGQFKKDLAQVLLDTFTPIRERTLKLLDDEAELDRLLALGAERAGKVAARTMDTVRERVGFVGRGR from the coding sequence ATGCCCGAAGCGTTCGAACCCGCCACCGCCCCGCGCGTCCTGTCGGGGATCCAGCCCACCGCCGACTCGTTCCACCTCGGCAACTACCTGGGCGCTTTGCGGCAGTGGGTCTCGATGCAGGACTCGCACGAGGCGTTCTACTGCGTCGTCGACCTGCACGCGATCACGATCGAGCACGACCCGGCCGTCCTGCGCCGCCGCAGCAAGGTCGCCGTCGCGCAGCTGCTGGCGATGGGCGTCGATCCGGAGCGGGCCACCGTCTTCGTGCAGAGCCAGGTGCCCGAGCACGCCGAGCTGGCGTGGGTGCTGAGCTGCCTCACCGGGTTCGGCGAGGCCGGGCGGATGACCCAGTTCAAGGACAAGTCCGCCAAGCAGGGCCAGTCGAACACGACCGTGGGGCTGTTCACCTACCCGATCCTGCAGGCCGCCGACATCCTGCTGTACTCGCCGGAGCCCGGGGACGGCGAGCGCGTCCTGCGCGTGCCCGTCGGCGAGGACCAGCGGCAGCACCTCGAACTGACCCGCACCCTCGCGAACCGCTTCAACCACCGGTTCGGCGACACGTTCGTCCCGCCGGAGGCGTTCATCCCCGAGGGCGCCGCGAAGATCACCGACCTGCAGGAGCCGACCGCGAAGATGAGCAAGTCGGCGTCGTCCCCGCAGGGGATCGTCGACGTGCTCGAGGAGCCCGGCCCGATGCGCAAGAAGATCATGCGCGCGGTCACCGACACCGGCACCGAGGTGCTCTACGACGAGGAGAACAAGGCGGGCGTCACCAACCTGCTGCGGATCTTCTCCGCGCTGGAGGGCACCTCCATCCCCGACCTGGAGAAGCGGTACGCCGGCTCCGGGTACGGCCAGTTCAAGAAGGACCTCGCGCAGGTCCTCCTCGACACCTTCACTCCCATCCGGGAGCGCACGCTGAAGCTGCTGGACGACGAGGCCGAACTCGACCGGCTCCTCGCGCTCGGCGCCGAGCGCGCCGGGAAGGTCGCCGCGCGGACGATGGACACCGTCCGCGAACGCGTGGGATTCGTGGGACGTGGCCGCTGA
- a CDS encoding 2'-5' RNA ligase family protein, with translation MAADAALADRAADAARSAGAGPGDAGSAGRAAERPISDTFVGGMAAVPAHPDARTIGVAVPVPEPFGSWLQARRASYGDPLAGAIPTHITLLPPTEVDAAALGVIDAHLRGIARGERPFVIRLRGTGTFRPVSPVVFVTVAEGIGGCEHLQARVSSGPLERPLAFPYHPHVTIAHHLPDEVMDRAFKDLAGFRADFDVWGFSLYQHGRDGVWRPQRDYVFGDASIGREGPDWP, from the coding sequence GTGGCCGCTGACGCGGCCCTGGCCGACCGCGCCGCCGACGCGGCCCGGTCCGCCGGCGCCGGGCCCGGCGACGCCGGCTCCGCGGGACGCGCCGCGGAGCGGCCGATCTCCGACACCTTCGTGGGCGGCATGGCGGCGGTCCCCGCCCATCCGGACGCCCGCACCATCGGCGTCGCCGTCCCCGTCCCCGAACCGTTCGGCTCGTGGCTGCAGGCGCGGCGCGCCTCGTACGGCGACCCGCTCGCCGGCGCCATTCCCACCCACATCACCCTGCTGCCGCCGACGGAGGTGGACGCGGCCGCGCTCGGCGTGATCGACGCGCACCTGCGCGGGATCGCCCGCGGCGAGCGCCCGTTCGTGATCCGGCTCCGCGGCACCGGAACGTTCCGTCCCGTCTCCCCGGTCGTGTTCGTGACCGTCGCCGAAGGGATCGGCGGCTGCGAGCATCTGCAGGCGAGGGTTTCGTCGGGGCCCCTCGAACGTCCGCTCGCGTTCCCGTACCACCCGCACGTGACGATCGCGCACCACCTTCCCGACGAGGTGATGGACCGCGCGTTCAAGGACCTCGCCGGGTTCCGCGCCGACTTCGACGTCTGGGGCTTCTCGCTCTACCAGCACGGACGCGACGGCGTGTGGCGTCCGCAGCGCGACTATGTCTTCGGCGACGCCTCGATCGGCCGCGAGGGCCCCGACTGGCCGTAA